Proteins co-encoded in one Candidatus Limnocylindrales bacterium genomic window:
- a CDS encoding polymer-forming cytoskeletal protein, translated as MVKSTNVDEKELTAFLAEGTNFKGDLSFEGTVRIDGRFEGNITSKDSLIIGENAVVDGEIVVGKIIISGKVSGNITSTGLVEINSTAQVHGNIKTGSNKLIIHEGAIFSGGCEMNSSDLSESSSRNFQHAVRQMIDEET; from the coding sequence ATGGTAAAATCTACAAACGTTGACGAAAAAGAACTGACAGCTTTTTTAGCCGAAGGAACCAATTTTAAAGGAGATTTGAGCTTTGAGGGAACCGTTCGAATCGATGGCCGATTCGAAGGAAATATTACCTCTAAAGATTCTCTCATCATCGGTGAAAATGCCGTGGTGGATGGCGAAATCGTCGTTGGAAAAATTATCATCAGTGGAAAGGTCAGCGGAAATATTACCTCAACAGGACTCGTTGAAATTAACTCGACAGCCCAGGTCCACGGAAATATTAAAACAGGCTCTAACAAGTTAATTATCCACGAAGGAGCTATCTTTAGCGGAGGATGTGAAATGAATTCCTCAGATCTATCTGAATCTTCCTCCAGGAATTTCCAACATGCTGTACGCCAGATGATAGACGAGGAAACTTAA
- a CDS encoding GNAT family N-acetyltransferase produces the protein MKVTIRKLLPKDRERLVNILEATGMFTPEEVMCALELIDIYLLHPEQKDYCIICVVDAEDQVMGYACFGPVPLTRGTYDLYWIVMDPAQQGLGLGSQLLKRVEEEISKKQARMLLIETSSQPKYTKTRNFYLKNGYVEVSRIRDFYSVGDDRVTYQKTF, from the coding sequence ATGAAGGTGACGATCCGAAAGTTATTACCCAAAGACAGGGAAAGGCTCGTAAACATACTGGAAGCAACCGGCATGTTTACGCCGGAGGAGGTGATGTGTGCTCTGGAGTTGATAGATATTTACCTTCTTCATCCAGAGCAGAAGGATTATTGCATTATATGCGTTGTCGATGCAGAGGATCAGGTCATGGGGTATGCTTGTTTTGGTCCTGTTCCCCTTACCAGGGGAACCTATGATCTTTACTGGATTGTCATGGATCCTGCTCAACAAGGGCTTGGTTTGGGGAGTCAATTGCTAAAGCGAGTTGAGGAAGAAATAAGTAAGAAGCAGGCTCGGATGCTTCTTATTGAGACTTCCTCTCAACCCAAATATACAAAAACTCGAAATTTTTATCTTAAAAACGGATATGTCGAGGTCTCACGAATCAGGGATTTTTACTCTGTGGGTGATGATCGTGTGACATATCAAAAAACGTTTTGA
- the rsmG gene encoding 16S rRNA (guanine(527)-N(7))-methyltransferase RsmG translates to MDEVLKTYLRQGASEVGITLSDLQVEKALIYLQELKKWNVKINLTGLQDEVMIIQHLFVDSLSCVLSGELEGSVRVMDVGTGAGFPGIPLKLYNPHLRLTLVDASHKKIVFLKNVCRKLGFLDVRCLAKRVEDLRGEEETRMDIVVSRAMGSLIDLVYLCGSVFIAPFKLLLQRGREGEQETLKALPQIQRKGFELVKLMPVKLSFLKHPRFLVLLQKRERNLT, encoded by the coding sequence ATGGATGAAGTTCTCAAAACTTACCTGCGACAAGGAGCCTCTGAGGTGGGAATAACCCTTTCAGACCTTCAGGTAGAGAAGGCTTTGATTTACCTTCAAGAACTTAAGAAATGGAATGTAAAAATAAACTTGACAGGACTTCAGGATGAGGTCATGATAATTCAACATCTTTTTGTAGATTCTCTCAGTTGTGTACTATCGGGAGAACTGGAAGGATCCGTGAGGGTAATGGATGTAGGAACGGGAGCGGGCTTTCCGGGGATACCCCTTAAACTTTATAATCCCCATCTACGGTTGACTTTAGTGGATGCTTCTCACAAAAAAATTGTTTTCTTGAAGAATGTGTGTCGAAAGCTGGGATTTTTAGATGTGAGATGTCTGGCAAAGCGGGTAGAGGATTTAAGGGGAGAAGAAGAGACCCGGATGGATATAGTGGTCTCGAGGGCCATGGGATCTTTGATAGATCTTGTTTATCTCTGCGGTTCGGTGTTCATAGCCCCCTTTAAATTGCTTCTTCAAAGGGGTAGAGAAGGAGAACAGGAGACCTTGAAGGCACTACCTCAAATTCAAAGGAAAGGGTTTGAGTTGGTGAAACTCATGCCGGTAAAACTTTCTTTTTTAAAACATCCCAGGTTTTTGGTTTTACTCCAGAAGAGGGAAAGAAACTTGACCTGA
- a CDS encoding AAA family ATPase — protein MSRVITVANQKGGVGKTTTAINLAACLAVAKRKTLLIDMDPQANACSGIGFDRSKVTASIYHVLINQQSVESVIVPTYIKDLDLLPSHIQLAGAEIELVSTIAREMKLKQALEKIRERYDYLIIDCPPSLGLLTVNALTASDSVLIPIQCEYFALEGVSQLINTIHLIKKALNPNLEIEGILLTMHDSRTNLSMQVIEEIRAHFKDKVYQTVIPRNVRLSEAPSHGKSVLHYDPKSVGAKAYVQLTVEILKHEKKGIGKRSGSSDT, from the coding sequence ATGTCTCGGGTTATTACAGTTGCAAATCAAAAAGGTGGGGTTGGTAAAACGACCACTGCGATCAATCTGGCGGCCTGTCTGGCCGTTGCTAAGCGAAAAACCCTGTTGATCGATATGGATCCCCAGGCTAATGCCTGTAGCGGCATCGGTTTTGATCGAAGCAAAGTTACGGCGAGCATTTACCATGTTTTGATTAACCAACAAAGCGTGGAATCCGTGATAGTACCCACCTATATTAAAGATTTAGATCTTCTTCCATCCCATATTCAACTGGCCGGGGCGGAGATTGAGTTGGTTAGCACCATTGCCAGGGAGATGAAACTTAAACAGGCCCTGGAGAAAATCCGGGAACGATATGATTACCTTATCATCGACTGCCCCCCCTCCCTCGGACTTCTAACCGTTAATGCTCTGACCGCTTCTGACTCCGTTCTCATTCCGATTCAGTGTGAATATTTCGCTTTGGAGGGAGTCTCTCAACTGATCAATACCATTCATCTTATTAAAAAAGCCTTAAATCCAAACCTGGAAATCGAAGGCATTTTACTTACCATGCATGATAGTCGAACCAATCTTTCTATGCAGGTCATCGAAGAAATCCGAGCCCATTTCAAAGATAAAGTTTATCAGACGGTTATCCCCAGAAACGTTCGTCTGAGTGAAGCCCCCAGCCACGGGAAATCCGTTCTACACTACGATCCTAAGTCCGTAGGTGCTAAAGCCTACGTACAACTCACCGTCGAAATTTTGAAACATGAGAAGAAGGGCATTGGGAAGAGGTCTGGAAGCTCTGATACCTAG
- a CDS encoding KamA family radical SAM protein, translating to MEDWQRSLSESVVTEKDLAKYFNINPDEIREIIKEYPMRIPKYYLNLIEKPGDPIWLQAVPDVREIQDTGCPDDPLHEDVDSPVPNLVHRYPDRVLFLVTFQCTMYCRFCTRKRGVGHPGFVDRHAFDKAIQYIAEHEEIRDVILSGGDPLILTDDKLERIIAPLREIPHLDIIRIGTKVPCTFPERITQSLCDMLKKYHPLFINVHFNHPRELTPQAKKACEMLADAGIPLGNQTVLLKGVNDDPEVMSALMKGLLKMRVKPYYIYQADITKGTNHFRTKVEVGLKIMSALRGYTSGLAVPYFVIDAPGGGGKIPILPDSIVGYDEQTGDYLLRNYEGKIFRYPEAGVEVQISPENQIPADWIA from the coding sequence ATGGAAGATTGGCAACGTTCTCTATCTGAAAGCGTTGTGACGGAGAAAGATTTGGCTAAATATTTTAACATTAATCCTGATGAGATCCGGGAAATTATTAAAGAATATCCCATGAGGATTCCTAAATATTACTTAAACCTCATTGAGAAGCCAGGGGACCCCATCTGGCTTCAAGCAGTACCGGATGTTCGGGAAATTCAAGATACCGGGTGTCCCGATGATCCTCTCCACGAAGATGTCGATAGTCCTGTGCCTAACCTGGTCCATCGATATCCGGATCGGGTTTTATTCCTCGTTACGTTCCAGTGTACCATGTATTGCCGGTTCTGCACCAGGAAAAGAGGCGTAGGCCATCCCGGTTTTGTAGACCGGCATGCCTTTGACAAAGCGATCCAATATATTGCCGAGCACGAGGAAATTCGCGATGTCATTCTCTCAGGAGGCGATCCCCTGATACTGACCGATGACAAATTAGAAAGAATTATCGCTCCCCTCAGGGAAATTCCTCATCTGGACATTATTCGAATCGGTACAAAAGTACCCTGTACCTTCCCTGAAAGGATCACCCAAAGTCTCTGTGATATGCTTAAGAAGTACCATCCTCTGTTTATCAATGTACACTTCAACCATCCCCGGGAGCTGACGCCTCAGGCCAAAAAAGCCTGCGAGATGCTGGCCGATGCCGGGATTCCTTTGGGAAATCAAACGGTCCTCTTAAAAGGGGTCAATGATGACCCGGAAGTGATGAGTGCCCTGATGAAGGGGCTTTTGAAAATGCGGGTGAAGCCTTACTATATTTATCAGGCCGACATTACTAAGGGAACCAACCATTTCAGGACCAAAGTAGAGGTCGGACTGAAGATCATGAGCGCGCTTCGAGGTTATACTTCCGGATTAGCCGTACCTTATTTTGTTATCGATGCCCCCGGGGGAGGTGGCAAAATCCCTATTCTTCCAGATTCCATCGTGGGATATGATGAGCAAACAGGAGATTACCTGTTAAGAAATTATGAGGGTAAAATCTTCCGCTATCCCGAAGCCGGCGTGGAGGTACAGATTTCCCCAGAAAACCAGATTCCTGCCGATTGGATTGCCTAA
- a CDS encoding ParB/RepB/Spo0J family partition protein, with translation MRRRALGRGLEALIPSIGTEEEHKLVEIEIDQIVPNRYQPRKTFDDARLEELAASIREQGVLQPIVVCKKDSGYELILGERRLRAAKKAGLTTIPAVLKEASAEEMLALALVENLQRDDLNPIEEAEAFRRLIEDFNLTQEDIAQKVGKDRSSVTNYLRLLRLPGEIQQGLVDEKISMGHARAILGLKSQEEQLELYKKILTKGLSVRQTEALVRETKTDTPPVRTPKSVYIRNIEEKLRQHLQTKVSILPKKGKGEIIIEYYSEEDLDRIYSKLCNG, from the coding sequence ATGAGAAGAAGGGCATTGGGAAGAGGTCTGGAAGCTCTGATACCTAGTATTGGGACGGAGGAGGAACATAAACTGGTTGAAATCGAAATCGATCAGATTGTTCCTAACCGATACCAACCTAGAAAAACCTTCGATGATGCCAGGCTGGAAGAGCTGGCAGCATCCATTCGAGAACAGGGGGTTCTCCAGCCGATTGTTGTTTGTAAAAAAGATTCCGGTTACGAGCTCATACTCGGTGAGAGACGTCTGCGTGCAGCCAAGAAGGCCGGTCTGACCACTATCCCCGCCGTGCTTAAAGAAGCCTCTGCCGAGGAAATGCTCGCTTTGGCTCTGGTCGAGAATCTCCAACGGGACGATCTTAACCCTATAGAGGAAGCCGAAGCTTTTCGAAGGCTCATAGAAGATTTTAATTTAACCCAGGAAGATATCGCGCAAAAGGTCGGAAAAGATAGATCTTCGGTGACGAATTACCTTCGCCTGCTCAGACTGCCCGGAGAAATTCAGCAGGGCCTGGTCGATGAGAAAATTAGTATGGGACATGCCCGGGCTATCCTGGGTTTGAAAAGCCAGGAGGAGCAACTGGAACTCTATAAAAAAATACTCACCAAAGGCCTGTCGGTCCGTCAGACAGAAGCCCTGGTTCGAGAAACAAAAACAGACACTCCTCCCGTACGTACACCCAAGTCCGTCTATATTCGCAATATTGAAGAGAAACTGAGACAACACCTTCAAACAAAAGTCTCTATCTTGCCCAAAAAAGGAAAAGGGGAGATTATTATCGAGTATTACTCGGAAGAAGATTTAGACCGAATTTACTCTAAACTCTGTAATGGCTGA
- a CDS encoding rhomboid family intramembrane serine protease, with protein sequence MIPLQDENPTRSFPVVTVALIVLNCLVFFYQLSLGKLGEALIYRYGAIPCIITHTCKVSYEVGFDSGIPFSAQTTLLSSMFLHGGFFHLIGNMLYLWIFGNNVEDSMGHLRFTVFYLVCGVVAALSHILTSPGSRIPMIGASGAISGVLGAYLFLYPHAQILTLLIFGFFIRTVRIPALFVLGFWIIIQFINGTVSLGSMERGGTAWFAHIGGFIAGLFLIHFFKKSEPYGDRWEWR encoded by the coding sequence ATGATACCCCTTCAAGATGAGAATCCAACCCGGTCTTTTCCTGTTGTAACTGTAGCGCTTATTGTACTGAATTGTCTGGTCTTTTTTTATCAATTGTCTCTAGGAAAATTGGGAGAGGCTCTGATTTACAGGTACGGAGCCATTCCCTGTATCATTACTCATACCTGTAAGGTGAGCTATGAGGTTGGATTCGATTCAGGAATTCCTTTTTCGGCTCAAACGACCCTTTTAAGCTCCATGTTTTTACACGGCGGTTTTTTCCATCTGATCGGAAATATGCTTTACTTATGGATTTTTGGAAATAATGTAGAAGATTCCATGGGACATTTACGCTTTACGGTTTTTTATTTAGTATGTGGGGTGGTAGCCGCACTTTCTCATATTTTGACTTCTCCCGGTTCGCGAATTCCCATGATTGGAGCCAGTGGGGCCATATCCGGGGTTTTAGGAGCTTATCTGTTCCTTTATCCCCATGCTCAAATTCTCACCCTCCTTATATTTGGGTTTTTTATTCGAACGGTTCGGATTCCAGCCCTTTTCGTATTGGGGTTTTGGATTATCATTCAATTTATAAACGGTACGGTCAGTCTTGGGAGTATGGAGCGTGGGGGCACGGCCTGGTTTGCCCATATAGGGGGTTTTATTGCCGGGTTGTTTTTGATCCACTTTTTTAAAAAATCGGAGCCTTATGGGGATAGGTGGGAGTGGCGTTGA